The following proteins are co-located in the Haloplanus sp. HW8-1 genome:
- a CDS encoding carboxypeptidase M32, protein MSDTTPAAYDDLLDRVGRLANVSHASDLLSWDQQVMMPEAGTPARSRQLSALSAIRHDLLTDDDLGRLLDDLEAADLDDEQRAVVREVRREQERAVRVPTALVERISAASSEALTAWREAREEDDFGAFAPHLTELLDLKRRYAEHVDPNRDPYAVLFEEYEPCLPFDHAADVLTSLREAVVPLVEGIRGSDATLATDAFAGTFAADRQESLVREALDDLGYPWERGRLDVAPHPFSTGTTYDARITTRYDERDPIGALLSTIHEFGHATYTLGLPDDAYGTPLGEARDLSIHESQSRLWENHVGRSRAFWERFLPRVVEAFPGVGDPSVREAYEAVSAVDPSNLIRVEADELTYHLHIALRFEIERALIRGDLDVAEVPAVWNDKMASYLGVRPETDAGGCLQDVHWSHGSFGYFPTYSLGSVIAAQLFDAAKAEIEGLDERIRAGEFDPLHDWLTEEIHRHGKRFETNELVRRATGEDVSADAFVDYATEKYGELYELEA, encoded by the coding sequence ATGAGCGACACGACGCCGGCCGCCTACGACGACCTGCTCGACCGGGTCGGGCGGCTCGCCAACGTTTCCCACGCCTCGGACCTGCTCTCCTGGGATCAGCAGGTGATGATGCCGGAGGCGGGGACGCCCGCCCGCTCCCGTCAGCTCTCGGCGCTCTCGGCGATCCGTCACGACCTGCTCACCGACGACGACCTCGGGCGGCTACTCGACGACCTGGAAGCGGCTGACCTCGACGACGAGCAGCGCGCGGTGGTCCGCGAGGTGCGCCGCGAGCAGGAGCGCGCCGTGCGGGTGCCCACGGCGCTGGTCGAGCGCATCTCCGCGGCGTCCTCGGAGGCGCTGACCGCGTGGCGGGAAGCCAGGGAAGAAGACGACTTCGGCGCCTTCGCTCCGCACCTGACGGAGCTACTCGACCTAAAGCGGCGCTACGCCGAGCACGTCGACCCGAATCGCGACCCCTACGCGGTGCTGTTCGAGGAGTACGAGCCCTGTCTCCCGTTCGATCACGCCGCGGACGTGCTGACCTCGCTCCGCGAGGCGGTGGTGCCGCTGGTCGAGGGGATCCGGGGTTCGGACGCCACCCTGGCCACCGACGCCTTCGCCGGGACGTTCGCGGCCGACCGTCAAGAGTCGCTGGTACGGGAGGCACTGGACGACCTCGGCTACCCGTGGGAGCGGGGACGACTCGACGTCGCCCCCCATCCGTTCTCGACGGGGACGACCTACGACGCCCGGATCACGACCCGCTACGACGAGCGCGACCCCATCGGCGCGCTCCTGTCGACGATCCACGAGTTCGGTCACGCCACCTACACGCTGGGCCTGCCCGACGACGCCTACGGCACCCCACTTGGCGAGGCGCGTGACCTCTCGATCCACGAGTCCCAGTCCCGCCTCTGGGAGAACCACGTCGGCCGCTCGCGGGCGTTCTGGGAGCGGTTCCTCCCGCGCGTCGTCGAAGCATTCCCCGGCGTCGGCGACCCGAGCGTCCGCGAGGCCTACGAGGCGGTCAGCGCGGTCGATCCCTCGAACCTCATCCGCGTCGAGGCCGACGAACTGACCTACCACCTGCATATCGCCCTGCGGTTCGAGATCGAGCGAGCGCTGATCCGCGGCGATCTGGACGTCGCGGAGGTGCCCGCCGTCTGGAACGACAAGATGGCGTCGTATCTCGGCGTCCGACCGGAGACGGACGCCGGGGGCTGTCTGCAGGACGTCCACTGGTCGCACGGGAGTTTCGGTTACTTCCCCACCTACTCGCTGGGGAGCGTGATCGCGGCACAACTGTTCGACGCCGCCAAAGCGGAGATCGAGGGCCTCGACGAGCGGATCCGCGCGGGCGAGTTCGACCCACTCCACGACTGGCTGACCGAGGAGATCCACCGCCACGGCAAGCGCTTCGAGACGAACGAACTCGTCCGCCGGGCCACGGGCGAGGACGTGTCCGCGGACGCCTTCGTCGACTACGCGACCGAGAAGTACGGGGAGCTGTACGAACTGGAGGCGTAA
- a CDS encoding divalent metal cation transporter, with the protein MGPSWVAGAIAAGPATIASLVTAGASFGYQLLWVVVLSAGAGALVQYLAMRLGLLTERGIVAVVEDHLGGWWAWLLVADAVIAAGVAQLVIMKTVATVSATITGIDARIWGVVWALVLALGLAGRGYRFLELAAKLLVSLVVVAFVASLFVVPIDAGAAVRGLVPTVPGGGALVAAGILGGAVHITLITMHSYTMRSRGWTRDDYDTATFDVGASMLVAFGIYSLSIFLVTASVLTSADLSTVGAAQALGPLVGPSAKWLFLLGLWGAAVSTLGGNTIVPPFLLADKLGWGTTIADDRYRWLLVAAALLSAPGAFIGGAVLGQLVLVLALGTVGTPFAIAIVLYLLNSGAVPDRNSTLANVGGVALLFVTGTLAANFVREQVGGGVGPLSGFVLAFAVALGLATLGLGGKYARDELGS; encoded by the coding sequence ATGGGACCGTCGTGGGTCGCCGGCGCCATCGCGGCTGGCCCGGCGACCATCGCCAGCCTCGTCACCGCCGGCGCCAGCTTCGGCTACCAGCTCCTGTGGGTGGTCGTCCTCTCGGCCGGCGCGGGGGCGCTCGTCCAGTATCTCGCGATGCGGCTCGGCCTCCTGACCGAACGCGGCATCGTCGCCGTCGTCGAGGATCACCTCGGCGGGTGGTGGGCGTGGCTGCTCGTCGCCGACGCCGTGATCGCCGCGGGCGTCGCCCAACTCGTCATCATGAAGACCGTCGCGACGGTCTCCGCAACGATCACGGGAATCGACGCACGGATATGGGGGGTCGTCTGGGCGCTCGTCCTCGCGCTCGGGCTGGCCGGCCGGGGCTATCGCTTTCTCGAACTCGCGGCGAAACTGCTCGTCTCCCTTGTCGTCGTCGCCTTCGTCGCCAGCCTGTTCGTGGTGCCCATCGACGCCGGTGCGGCCGTGCGGGGACTGGTTCCGACTGTCCCCGGCGGGGGCGCCCTCGTCGCCGCGGGCATCCTCGGCGGCGCGGTCCACATCACCCTCATCACGATGCACTCGTATACGATGCGTTCGCGGGGGTGGACCCGCGACGACTACGACACCGCCACCTTCGACGTCGGAGCGTCCATGCTCGTCGCCTTCGGCATCTACAGCCTCTCCATCTTCCTCGTCACCGCGAGCGTCCTCACCTCCGCCGACCTCTCCACCGTCGGCGCCGCGCAGGCGCTCGGCCCACTCGTCGGCCCGAGTGCGAAGTGGCTGTTCCTCCTCGGGCTCTGGGGGGCCGCCGTCTCGACGCTCGGGGGCAACACCATCGTCCCACCCTTCCTCCTGGCCGACAAACTCGGCTGGGGGACCACCATCGCGGACGACCGCTACCGGTGGCTCCTCGTCGCGGCGGCGCTCCTCTCGGCACCCGGCGCGTTCATCGGCGGCGCCGTGCTCGGCCAACTCGTTCTCGTCCTCGCACTGGGGACGGTGGGCACCCCCTTCGCCATCGCCATCGTCCTCTACCTGCTCAACTCCGGGGCGGTCCCGGACCGCAACTCGACGCTCGCGAACGTCGGCGGCGTCGCACTCCTGTTCGTGACTGGCACGCTCGCCGCCAACTTCGTCCGCGAACAGGTGGGCGGCGGCGTCGGCCCCCTCTCCGGGTTCGTGCTCGCCTTCGCCGTCGCCCTCGGCCTCGCCACCCTGGGCCTCGGCGGCAAGTACGCCCGCGACGAGCTCGGGTCGTGA
- a CDS encoding M20 family metallopeptidase, with amino-acid sequence MSEVRDLTRRLVSIPSHEDERAAGDAVVSWLRKETSATVERDEHGNVFARRGAGPRSLAFVGHHDVVPPADEGQYDVEERAGRLQGRGTADMKGSLAAAMVAFRDATLGAPDAPVDPVDELLFVSFVGEEQGGVGARAAIDEGFAPDYAVVGEGSTGYSAPGVTDVAVAHKGRRGSTIRAHGEGAHASEPEAGENAVYRACDAVDVVRDLDAPTTTVLDRHLSGSVAVTEIEGGSAWNVIPEACSVTVDERTVPGERAALERVESIPGVEWTVDQDLPPMACDDADFAEAVLAAARESQTGAPERVVKPHATDAGWLAAAGTTCVVCGAAEPGEAHTATESVGVDVLERCERLYRRVAEALVG; translated from the coding sequence ATGAGTGAGGTTCGCGACCTGACGCGCCGCCTGGTTTCGATCCCCAGCCACGAGGACGAACGCGCGGCCGGCGACGCCGTCGTCTCGTGGCTCCGCAAGGAGACGTCGGCGACGGTCGAGCGCGACGAACACGGCAACGTCTTCGCCCGACGCGGGGCGGGACCGCGCTCGCTCGCGTTCGTCGGTCACCACGACGTGGTGCCGCCGGCCGACGAGGGGCAGTACGACGTCGAGGAACGGGCGGGGCGCCTCCAGGGCCGCGGTACCGCCGACATGAAGGGGAGTCTGGCGGCAGCGATGGTGGCGTTCCGAGACGCGACCCTCGGTGCGCCCGACGCGCCCGTCGACCCGGTCGACGAACTCCTGTTCGTCTCCTTCGTCGGCGAAGAACAGGGAGGCGTCGGCGCCCGGGCCGCCATCGACGAGGGGTTCGCCCCCGACTACGCCGTCGTCGGCGAGGGATCGACCGGCTACTCGGCGCCCGGGGTGACCGACGTCGCCGTCGCCCACAAGGGGCGCCGCGGGAGCACGATCCGCGCGCACGGCGAGGGCGCCCACGCGAGCGAGCCAGAAGCCGGGGAGAACGCCGTCTACCGCGCCTGCGACGCCGTCGACGTCGTTCGCGACCTCGACGCGCCGACGACGACGGTCCTGGACCGACACCTGTCGGGAAGCGTCGCGGTCACCGAAATCGAGGGCGGGTCGGCGTGGAACGTGATCCCCGAGGCGTGTTCGGTAACCGTCGACGAACGGACGGTGCCGGGCGAGCGGGCGGCCCTGGAGCGGGTGGAGTCGATCCCGGGCGTCGAGTGGACGGTCGATCAGGACCTCCCGCCGATGGCGTGTGACGACGCCGACTTCGCCGAGGCGGTCCTCGCGGCGGCCCGCGAGTCGCAGACTGGCGCCCCCGAGCGCGTCGTCAAACCCCACGCGACCGACGCGGGGTGGCTGGCGGCCGCCGGGACGACCTGCGTGGTCTGTGGCGCCGCCGAACCGGGCGAGGCCCACACCGCGACGGAGAGCGTCGGCGTCGACGTACTGGAGCGGTGTGAACGCCTGTACCGGCGGGTCGCCGAGGCGCTGGTCGGCTGA
- a CDS encoding histidine kinase N-terminal 7TM domain-containing protein, producing the protein MVAASPIYLIHGLFASIAVGTAATILAWRQRPKPGATPLVGLLLGQSWWSTCIIFRIQATTLDSTLLWMDLGWIGVVVIPVAWVLFSLEYTGHDQYVRPRYVALLGVVPAVTVVLALTGQYHDLLYVDIQGIGPNGIRQLRYGGDWYGVIAGYTYLLGFLGMIPLFGLLTSDATTFRGQGSALLVGMSAPWLTNVLYLTGVLATAGIDPTPISFSISGVAYLGALTRFRLFGTSPAPNRRAREFLFDRMQEGAVVVDRDDYVVDVNDSCDRILDVEPDEAVGSPADDVVPEYERLPEEGALSGHLTVENGAGSHPYDVTVTRIRNVRERPIGRIIRFHDISRHLRQQQRLEVLNRVLRHNIRTETNVIHGHAAQFSGESAETIKRRAFRVAELGRKGREAIELFDAVREEADPVSLDLLLVEAVTAVREEYSEATIDLQRPETDVAVAGILETAFANLIENAAQHNVGDDQHVRITVRRADDHVSVEVADDGPGIDTQETKTLERGSETALTHGSGLGLWIVKWATDIADGDVEFGENEPTGTVVTVTVPILARPADRSDAAES; encoded by the coding sequence GTGGTCGCCGCGTCGCCGATCTACCTGATACATGGGCTGTTTGCCTCCATCGCCGTCGGGACGGCAGCGACGATACTGGCGTGGCGACAGCGACCGAAGCCGGGAGCGACGCCGCTGGTCGGCCTGTTGCTCGGCCAGAGCTGGTGGTCGACGTGTATCATCTTCCGGATTCAGGCGACGACGCTCGACTCGACGCTCCTGTGGATGGATCTCGGATGGATCGGCGTCGTCGTCATCCCCGTCGCCTGGGTCCTGTTCTCGCTGGAGTACACCGGCCACGATCAGTACGTGCGCCCACGGTACGTCGCCCTCCTCGGGGTCGTGCCGGCGGTGACCGTGGTGCTCGCCCTGACGGGCCAGTACCACGACCTCCTCTACGTCGATATCCAGGGGATCGGGCCGAACGGGATCAGACAGCTCCGATACGGCGGCGACTGGTACGGGGTGATCGCGGGGTATACGTACCTGCTCGGCTTTCTGGGCATGATCCCGCTGTTCGGCTTACTCACGAGCGACGCGACGACCTTCCGCGGCCAAGGGTCGGCGCTCCTCGTCGGGATGTCGGCGCCGTGGTTGACGAACGTCCTCTATCTCACCGGCGTCCTCGCGACGGCGGGGATCGATCCGACCCCAATTTCCTTTTCGATCTCCGGCGTGGCGTATCTGGGTGCCCTCACCCGCTTTCGGCTGTTCGGGACGAGCCCGGCCCCGAACAGACGGGCCCGGGAGTTCCTCTTCGACCGGATGCAGGAGGGGGCCGTCGTGGTCGACCGGGACGACTACGTCGTCGACGTGAACGACAGCTGTGACCGGATCCTAGACGTCGAGCCGGACGAAGCGGTCGGGTCGCCGGCCGACGACGTCGTCCCCGAGTACGAACGCCTGCCGGAGGAAGGGGCGCTGTCCGGCCACCTGACGGTCGAGAACGGGGCGGGCAGCCACCCGTACGACGTGACAGTGACGCGGATCCGCAACGTCCGGGAGCGGCCGATCGGTCGGATCATCCGCTTTCACGACATCAGCCGTCACCTCCGACAGCAACAGCGACTCGAGGTGCTGAATCGCGTCCTCCGTCACAACATCCGAACCGAGACGAACGTCATCCACGGACACGCGGCGCAGTTCTCCGGCGAGAGCGCGGAGACCATCAAACGGCGGGCGTTCCGGGTCGCCGAACTCGGCCGCAAGGGACGGGAGGCCATCGAACTGTTCGACGCGGTCCGCGAGGAGGCCGATCCCGTCTCGCTCGACCTCCTCCTGGTCGAGGCCGTGACGGCCGTTCGCGAGGAGTACTCCGAGGCCACGATCGACCTCCAGCGACCCGAGACCGACGTCGCCGTCGCCGGGATACTCGAGACGGCCTTCGCGAACCTGATCGAGAACGCCGCCCAACACAACGTCGGCGACGATCAGCACGTCCGGATCACGGTTCGACGGGCGGACGATCACGTCAGCGTCGAGGTCGCCGACGACGGGCCCGGGATCGACACACAAGAGACGAAGACGCTCGAACGGGGATCCGAAACCGCGCTGACCCACGGGAGCGGCCTCGGCCTCTGGATCGTCAAGTGGGCGACCGACATCGCGGACGGCGACGTGGAGTTCGGTGAGAACGAGCCGACCGGGACCGTCGTCACCGTCACGGTCCCGATCCTCGCCCGGCCGGCCGACCGCTCGGACGCGGCGGAGTCGTAG
- a CDS encoding UbiA family prenyltransferase, whose protein sequence is MSQKRPSLSRPADSATIRHGTFAATLRRGGERIKDALLYSSAYLAVIAAVEVATVMAALSLPPNPAPLVVGLVTFAVYAGDRIADADTDELDAPERTAFVRRHETALSVLSAASYGLAVAIAVAGGPFALAITLLPGAFWILYATDWLPALGSTFKRLKDVLVVNSAVVAGAWAIALLFLPLAFADAAVTPTAAVVFVYFFLDTFVNTEIPNVADVAGDAAIGVSTMPVVFGVRRTRQILYALDVALIAFLVAAFYGGLLSTSLTIAAVAGLGYALVLAALVGRTDDHGRLGVAGEAKHLFVFAVLLALTGGGL, encoded by the coding sequence ATGTCCCAGAAACGACCCTCGCTGTCCCGACCCGCGGACAGCGCCACGATACGGCACGGCACGTTCGCCGCGACGCTGCGACGCGGCGGCGAACGAATCAAAGACGCACTGCTGTACAGTTCGGCGTACCTCGCCGTCATCGCGGCCGTGGAGGTGGCGACGGTGATGGCCGCGCTGTCGCTCCCACCCAACCCCGCACCGCTCGTGGTCGGCCTCGTCACCTTCGCCGTCTACGCCGGCGACCGGATCGCCGACGCGGACACCGACGAACTGGACGCGCCGGAACGGACCGCATTCGTCCGGCGACACGAGACCGCGCTGTCGGTGCTGTCGGCGGCGTCCTACGGCCTGGCAGTCGCCATCGCGGTGGCCGGGGGCCCGTTCGCACTCGCGATCACGCTCCTCCCCGGCGCCTTCTGGATCCTCTATGCGACCGACTGGCTCCCGGCGCTCGGCTCCACGTTCAAGCGACTGAAGGACGTGCTCGTCGTCAACTCCGCCGTCGTCGCCGGTGCGTGGGCCATCGCGTTGCTCTTTCTTCCGCTCGCGTTCGCCGACGCAGCGGTCACGCCGACCGCAGCCGTCGTCTTCGTCTACTTCTTCCTCGACACCTTCGTCAACACCGAGATCCCGAACGTCGCCGACGTGGCGGGCGATGCGGCCATCGGCGTGTCGACCATGCCGGTCGTCTTCGGCGTGCGCCGAACCCGGCAGATCCTCTACGCGCTCGACGTCGCCCTGATCGCGTTCCTCGTGGCGGCGTTCTACGGCGGGTTGCTCTCGACGAGCCTGACGATCGCGGCCGTCGCCGGACTCGGCTACGCCCTCGTGCTGGCCGCGCTCGTCGGTCGAACCGACGACCACGGCCGCCTCGGGGTCGCCGGCGAGGCGAAACACCTCTTCGTCTTCGCGGTGCTGCTCGCGCTCACGGGGGGCGGTCTCTGA
- a CDS encoding PINc/VapC family ATPase, translating into MNVVPDTSAVVDGRVSERVESGAYEGATITVPEAVVGELEWQANEGHDTGWEGIEELQRLVELADQGTISVDYYGDRPDAGQKRGADEGEIDALVRDVAADLDATLLTSDVVQAEVSRAKGLSIEYVEPRGRDEGGDDGLDIESFFDETTMSVHLRAGAKPKAKRGAIGDMHYETIRDAVTTEAEMKEFAHDVGKTARASPDGFVELDEPGMTIVQYRSYRIAVARPPFADGFEITAVRPIVKTDLDDYEFAADLKERLLERQRGVLISGAPGAGKSTFAQAVAEFLASHDNAVKTMEKPRDLQVGADITQYTALGGDMAKTADSLLLVRPDYTIYDEVRKTDDFEVFADMRLAGVGMVGVVHATRAIDALQRLVGRVELGMIPQVVDTVVYIEAGRVDTVYDVTTEVKVPEGLTAEDLARPVIQISDFETGKPAYEIYTFNRQVVTVPLDGDEGSETGVSRLARKEVEREIRSIARGHVEVELKGQNEAVVYVEEDDISAVIGKGGGRISDVEDRLGIDIDVRTLDERPSSGGTGGAAGGTDREGTVVTPDVTSRHVVVDAAEAAEVGQTVEVRADGEYLFTATVGRGGEIQVSRGSAIADELEGAIDQKRRITVVPA; encoded by the coding sequence ATGAACGTCGTACCGGACACGAGCGCGGTCGTCGACGGCCGCGTGTCCGAACGCGTCGAGTCGGGGGCTTACGAGGGGGCGACGATCACCGTTCCCGAGGCCGTCGTCGGCGAACTCGAGTGGCAGGCCAACGAGGGCCACGACACCGGCTGGGAGGGCATCGAGGAACTGCAACGGCTGGTCGAACTCGCCGACCAGGGCACCATTTCGGTCGACTATTACGGGGATCGCCCCGACGCCGGACAGAAGCGCGGCGCCGACGAGGGCGAGATCGACGCCCTCGTCCGTGACGTCGCCGCCGACCTCGACGCGACCCTGTTGACCAGCGACGTGGTGCAGGCCGAAGTCAGTCGGGCGAAGGGCCTCTCGATCGAGTACGTCGAACCACGGGGCCGCGACGAGGGCGGCGACGACGGCCTCGACATCGAGTCTTTCTTCGACGAGACGACGATGAGCGTCCACCTTCGTGCGGGAGCAAAGCCCAAGGCAAAGCGTGGCGCGATCGGCGACATGCACTACGAGACCATCCGCGACGCGGTGACGACCGAGGCGGAGATGAAGGAGTTCGCCCACGACGTGGGGAAGACGGCGCGAGCGAGTCCGGACGGGTTCGTCGAACTCGACGAACCGGGGATGACCATCGTCCAGTACCGCTCCTATCGGATCGCCGTCGCTCGACCACCCTTCGCCGACGGCTTCGAGATCACCGCCGTCCGGCCCATCGTCAAGACCGACCTCGACGACTACGAGTTCGCTGCGGACCTCAAGGAGCGCCTGTTGGAGCGCCAGCGCGGCGTCCTCATCTCCGGCGCGCCCGGCGCGGGGAAGTCGACGTTCGCCCAGGCGGTCGCCGAGTTCCTCGCGAGTCACGACAACGCGGTCAAGACGATGGAGAAGCCCCGCGACCTGCAGGTCGGCGCCGACATCACCCAGTACACGGCGCTCGGGGGCGACATGGCCAAGACCGCCGACTCTTTGTTGCTGGTCCGCCCGGACTACACCATCTACGACGAGGTGCGCAAGACCGACGACTTCGAGGTCTTCGCCGACATGCGCCTCGCCGGAGTGGGGATGGTCGGCGTCGTCCACGCCACCCGCGCCATCGACGCGCTTCAGCGACTGGTCGGCCGGGTCGAACTCGGGATGATCCCGCAAGTGGTCGACACGGTGGTCTACATCGAGGCCGGACGGGTCGATACCGTCTACGACGTGACCACCGAGGTGAAAGTCCCCGAGGGATTGACCGCCGAGGACCTGGCCCGTCCGGTCATCCAGATTTCGGACTTCGAGACCGGGAAGCCGGCCTACGAGATCTACACCTTCAATCGACAGGTCGTCACCGTCCCCCTCGACGGCGACGAGGGGAGTGAGACGGGCGTCTCCCGGCTGGCGCGCAAGGAGGTCGAACGCGAGATTCGCTCCATCGCCCGCGGCCACGTCGAAGTGGAACTGAAAGGACAGAACGAGGCCGTCGTCTACGTCGAGGAGGACGACATCTCCGCCGTGATCGGCAAGGGTGGGGGGCGGATCAGCGACGTGGAGGACCGCCTCGGCATCGACATCGACGTGCGGACGCTCGACGAACGGCCGTCGAGCGGCGGTACAGGCGGCGCCGCGGGCGGCACCGATCGCGAGGGAACCGTCGTCACGCCCGACGTGACCTCCAGACACGTCGTCGTCGACGCCGCGGAGGCGGCGGAGGTGGGCCAGACCGTCGAGGTGCGGGCCGACGGCGAGTATCTCTTTACGGCGACGGTCGGCCGTGGTGGCGAGATTCAGGTGTCACGCGGGAGCGCCATCGCGGACGAACTGGAGGGTGCAATCGACCAGAAACGGCGGATTACGGTCGTTCCGGCCTAG
- a CDS encoding winged helix-turn-helix domain-containing protein, giving the protein MAGTEKEGLDDLPPSAKLVFKVLEYNGSLTQKGIVEESMLSARTVRYALERLEDIGVVDEDVYFADARQNLYQLNEAALAKEGGEADAPCAECD; this is encoded by the coding sequence ATGGCTGGAACTGAAAAGGAAGGTCTCGACGACCTGCCCCCGAGCGCGAAACTGGTTTTCAAGGTCCTCGAATACAACGGGTCGCTGACCCAGAAGGGGATCGTCGAGGAGTCGATGCTGTCGGCCCGGACGGTTCGCTACGCGCTCGAACGACTGGAGGATATCGGCGTCGTCGACGAGGACGTCTACTTCGCCGACGCACGGCAGAACCTCTACCAGCTCAACGAGGCGGCGCTGGCGAAGGAGGGCGGCGAGGCAGACGCCCCCTGTGCCGAATGCGACTAG
- a CDS encoding DUF7527 domain-containing protein → MTESEADPGIPDPVVAPLLPDFDYGRLDGRDPIGGDGRTSSFEPAALAVATEAIRSELFGRSGRWRFVNRSRRSGASLVSLEARGEEFQLTVPDL, encoded by the coding sequence ATGACCGAGTCCGAGGCCGATCCAGGCATTCCCGATCCGGTGGTCGCCCCCTTGCTGCCCGACTTCGACTACGGTCGACTCGACGGTCGTGATCCGATCGGCGGGGATGGTAGGACGAGTTCCTTCGAGCCCGCTGCACTGGCGGTAGCGACCGAAGCGATCCGTAGCGAGTTGTTCGGCCGGTCGGGCCGGTGGCGCTTCGTGAACCGGTCGCGGCGGTCGGGGGCTTCACTCGTGTCTCTCGAGGCACGGGGCGAGGAGTTCCAACTGACGGTTCCGGACCTGTAG
- a CDS encoding ribosome biogenesis/translation initiation ATPase RLI yields MADDSIAVVDLDRCQPDRCNYECANFCPPNRTGEECIVTLEERHDDPDLYDGGPDQISISEELCLGETCGICVEKCPFDAIEIINLPSELNEDPIHRYGENAFSLYGLPIPDSGTVTGLLGPNGIGKSTAVHALAGEMIPNLGRYNVDPEWETVLDRYRGSALQNYLERLIGDEVSVARKPQYVDRIPDQFDGKTRELLAGTDERGIVDDLVDRLSIRPVMDQAIDTLSGGELQRVALAATLARDADFYFLDEITPYLDIGQRVTAARLVRELADDEDRSMLVVEHDLAVLDLLADRLHVAYGEPGAYGVITDPKSVRNGINEYLRGYLDNENMRIRPDEITFEEHAPRQSTSGSPLIEYPELTKSYGEGEFSLSVEAGTIYRSEVLGVVGPNGIGKSTLAKLFAGSLDPDAGDLDFRLQIAYKPQYVEVDQPMRVDTFLSSITDDFGTSFWNTEIAKPLQLERIMEQQLTDLSGGERQRVAIAACLSKDADLYVLDEPSAHLDVEQRVQATTAIRRYAENHDATAMVIDHDIYMIDLLADRLMVFDGEPAKRGHASTPQDMRSGMNDFLADLDITFRRDERTGRPRINKPDSQLDRKQKRQGEYYYAP; encoded by the coding sequence ATGGCCGACGACAGCATCGCGGTCGTCGACCTCGACCGGTGTCAACCCGACCGCTGTAACTACGAGTGTGCGAACTTCTGTCCGCCCAACCGCACCGGCGAGGAGTGTATCGTCACGCTGGAGGAGCGCCACGACGACCCTGACCTCTACGACGGGGGCCCCGACCAGATCAGCATCTCCGAGGAACTCTGCCTCGGCGAGACCTGTGGCATCTGCGTCGAAAAGTGTCCCTTCGACGCCATCGAGATCATCAACCTCCCCTCGGAGTTGAACGAGGACCCCATCCACCGCTACGGCGAGAACGCCTTCTCGCTGTACGGCCTCCCGATCCCCGACTCGGGGACGGTCACCGGGCTCCTGGGTCCGAACGGCATCGGGAAGTCCACCGCCGTCCACGCCCTCGCCGGTGAGATGATCCCCAACCTCGGACGGTACAATGTCGACCCCGAGTGGGAGACGGTACTCGATCGCTACCGCGGCAGCGCGCTCCAGAACTACCTCGAACGCCTGATTGGCGACGAAGTCAGCGTCGCGCGAAAGCCCCAGTACGTCGACCGCATCCCCGACCAGTTCGACGGGAAGACCCGCGAACTCCTCGCGGGAACCGACGAACGGGGCATCGTCGACGACCTAGTCGACCGCCTGTCGATCCGTCCGGTGATGGACCAGGCCATCGACACGCTGTCCGGCGGCGAACTCCAGCGTGTCGCGCTCGCGGCGACGCTCGCCCGCGACGCCGATTTCTACTTTCTCGACGAGATCACGCCCTACCTCGACATCGGTCAGCGTGTCACGGCGGCCCGCCTCGTTCGCGAACTCGCCGACGATGAGGACCGCTCGATGCTCGTGGTCGAACACGACCTCGCCGTCCTCGACTTGTTGGCCGACCGCCTCCACGTCGCGTACGGCGAACCCGGCGCGTACGGCGTCATCACCGACCCCAAGTCGGTTCGCAACGGCATCAACGAGTACCTCCGGGGCTATCTCGACAACGAGAACATGCGCATCCGCCCCGACGAGATCACCTTCGAGGAGCACGCACCCCGCCAGTCGACCTCCGGGTCGCCGCTGATCGAGTATCCCGAACTGACGAAGTCCTACGGCGAGGGCGAGTTCTCGCTGTCCGTCGAGGCCGGGACCATCTACCGGAGCGAAGTGCTCGGGGTCGTCGGCCCCAACGGCATCGGGAAGTCGACGCTCGCGAAACTGTTCGCGGGGTCGCTCGATCCCGACGCCGGCGACCTCGACTTCCGCCTCCAGATCGCGTACAAACCGCAGTACGTCGAGGTGGACCAGCCGATGCGCGTCGACACGTTCCTCTCGTCGATCACCGACGACTTCGGCACCTCCTTCTGGAACACGGAGATCGCCAAACCCCTGCAACTGGAGCGGATCATGGAACAGCAGTTGACGGACCTCTCGGGCGGGGAGCGCCAGCGGGTCGCCATCGCCGCCTGCCTCTCGAAGGACGCCGACCTCTACGTCCTCGACGAGCCATCGGCCCACCTCGACGTCGAGCAGCGGGTGCAGGCCACCACGGCCATCCGCCGCTACGCCGAGAACCACGACGCCACGGCGATGGTCATCGACCACGACATCTACATGATCGACCTGCTGGCCGACCGCCTGATGGTGTTCGACGGCGAACCGGCGAAGCGCGGCCACGCTTCGACGCCCCAGGACATGCGCTCGGGGATGAACGACTTCCTCGCCGATCTCGATATCACGTTCCGCCGTGACGAACGGACGGGCCGTCCCCGCATCAACAAGCCCGACAGTCAACTCGACCGGAAACAGAAGCGCCAGGGCGAGTACTACTACGCGCCCTGA